CAACGCCGCCCTAAAGGTCAGCAACCCGTTCATCAGTGCCGAGCCGTTCAATCTAACTCTGGAGGTGGCCCAGCATCTCGGTGACAACGTCGTCCGAACCATTGCCATGGACACCACCGATGGCCTGAAGCGGGGCACGGAAGTTCTCAACACAGGGGAGAGCATTACGATGCCCGTCGGGCCGGGAACGCTGGGGCGAGTGATGAACCTGCTCGGCGAACCCATCGATCAGCAAGGCCCCATTAAAACGGACCTCCGCTGGCCCATTCATCGCCCGGCGCCCGAGTACAAGGAACAGGACACAAAGGACCGAATGCTGGTCACCGGCATCAAGGTCATCGACCTCCTCGCGCCGTACAAAAAAGGTGGCAAGATCGGGCTGTTTGGCGGCGCGGGCGTCGGAAAGACGGTCCTGATTCAGGAGCTGATCCGGAATGTTGCCACCGAACACGGCGGCTATTCGGTCTTCGCAGGCGTCGGGGAACGGACCCGCGAAGGCACCGCCCTATACCGCGAGATGAAAGAATCCGGTGTCATCGACAAAACGGCGCTCGTTTACGGGCAGATGAATGAGCCGCCGGGCGCGCGGGCCAGGGTCGCACTATCCGCCCTGACGATCGCGGAATATTTCCGCGACGAATTGCGCCAGGACGTTCTCCTGTTCATCGATAACATTTTCCGGTTTACCCAGGCGGGCTCGGAAGTCTCCGCACTGCTCGGACGCATCCCGTCCGCCGTCGGATACCAACCCACCCTCGCGACCGATATGGGCGAATTGCAGGAGCGCATCACCTCCACCCGAAACGGCTCCATCACCTCGATCCAGGCGGTCTATGTCCCCGCGGACGATTACACCGACCCGGCGCCCGCCACCACCTTCGCCCATCTGGACGCAACAACGGAACTGTCGCGTCCTATCGCCGAGCTCGGCATCTACCCCGCCGTGGATCCCCTCACCTCGAATTCCACAATCCTCACTCCGGAAGTTGTAGGGATGGAACATTATCAGGTCGCCCGCGGGGTCAAGGAAATCCTTCAGCGATACAAGGAACTTCAGGACATCATTGCTATTCTCGGGATGGACGAACTCTCTGAGGAAGATCGTCTGATCGTTTCGCGGGCCCGCAAAATCCAGCGGTTCCTCTCCCAACCTTTCCACGTCGCCGAACAGTTCACGGGAATGCCCGGAACATACGTCCAGGTCGCCGACACCGTCCGCTCCTTCAAAGAAGTGCTGGAAGGCAAGCACGACGACATCCCCGAGCAGGCGTTCTACATGGTGGGGCACATTGACGACGTGCTTGCCAAGGCAAGGAAGATCCGCGGCGGTTGATCAAGGGTATCCGCCAAACGGGGGAACGAGAACTCCATGAGCCGAACATTCAAGTTCGCCATTCTCAGCCCAGGCGGGAAGGCGTTTGAGGGAGATGCCGAATCCGTCAAGGCAACAGGCGCCCTCGGCGGATTTGGCGTTCTTGCTGGGCATGCTCCGATGATCGCAGCCGTGGTTCCGGGGGTTTGCGCCGTGCGGACCCTCGACCAAGGTGAAAAATATTTTTTTGCAGGAGAGGGCGTGCTCGAAGTCTCCAGATCTGGCGTGGTGATGCTGGTTGACGAAGCCTTCGCGGTGGACAATCCGATCGAAGCGCGGCAAAGAGCATCGGAACGTCTCCGTCTCGAACAGAGACCTTCCGCATGACCCCGACCCTATATGACCTGCTCCGGTGGGTCCATATTCTGTCGATGATCGGAGTGTTCGGAGGCCTCCTCGTATTCCAACTGGCTGTGCCAAAACCAATTCGCCGAGACCCCGCCGTGGTGTCAGCCGCAGTCCGCTTGTGGAACACGCTGCTCGCGGTGGGTTTTTTGTCCGCTGTCTGGATGTATCTTATGGCCGGAGGCCTGAATCTGGGCGGCCATTATCAGGGCGTAGTCGGTTTGAAGCTCCTGCTCCTCATCGCCGTGGGCGCCCTGCTGCCGATCTCCAAGCGGCAAGAATCCGGGGATCGACTTCGAATGATCTGTATCGGCCTTCTCCTACTGGCCTCCTTCTCAGCCTTTACGATCTAAGCGCACTTCGAGCCCTTTGCGTGTCCTGATGATTAAGCGCTTGCAGAAGCGGTGGGGACTGAGCTCCAGCCGCGATCTCATTATCGTGTTTCTCGTTTTCTCCCTCGCAGGCCTTTCGATCCTACCTGCCCGAACCATCGTGTTTCAACTCCTCGGTGTAGGCGAGCAAACGCCGATTCCCCTTCGCGTGCTCATCTGGATTCTGGTTGTTTTCCCAGCTTACCAGCTATTCCTGCTGGGATATGGGGCCCTGTTCGGCCGATTCCAGTTCTTTTGGGAAAAGGAGAAGCGGCTTATACGATGGTTGGGCGGCCGGCTCGGACTCCTGCGAACCGGCGCGGGGTAAGAAAACTTCTTTCTGGTTCAGGGAACTGGCCCCGTACACCGTTTTCCTCCGGACACGCTCGCGACTCGGTTTATCGCCGATCGGACATTTATTTATCGTCGAACAAGATACAAAACCAGAGATAGCAGCACGGAGAGAATCAGGCAGGTCATGAGGGGCAATTTGACTACATAATTTTCGCCCTGAATGGTGATGTCGCCCGGGAGCCTGCCAAATGGCAACTTCGTCAGCAGCGGCCAGAGCAAGCCCAATACAACCAGTATAAGACCTAAACCGATGATGATCCTTTGCATACGTCCAATATTACAATAAGGACGCATTGACAGGGGTCAATCAACCGGCAACCAAACCCGAGAGTCCCGACCTCATTGTCTTGCGCCCCCGGGGAAGCGTCCTTACTACAGAACTCGGCTTGTCCGAAGGCTCACGTTTTCTTCTAAAACTTAAGTCGGGCCGGCGATGGAATTCATCGAAGAAAAAAGAATGTGTCTTGCCGAATTCTCAGCCGCAAAATCCCACTTTGGCGTATTTTATGCTTCGACTCAACTAGGCAATGAACTGGGGTCATGCAGCCGCTCTGGCTATTGGGCTAGCTGCTGTCGCCACTGGCGCGGATTGGCCTCAATTGCAGCGTGATGCCGCAAAATCCGGTTATCAGCCGGCGATGCGGATCGCGACCACGAATCGTCACGCAAACTCAACCCCCTACGGCGGTTATGGCACTGGCATCTGGGCATTTACTAATCGGTTTCTCTCTGGCCAGCCGGTCGTCGCCGGCGATCTGGTCGTCGTCGGCTCCCTCACCAACCGCGTCTTCGCCCTCGATTTGACCAACGGCTCCATCCGCTGGTCCGCCGATGTCGGCAGCGCCGTCCTCAATTCCTGCGCCATCCACTCCGGACGCGTCATCGTCGCCACCCAATCAGGTTTGCTCATCGCTCTCAATCCTGCGAACGGCCAAACGCTCTGGACCTACCACGGCGCCCGCAAAGGCTACGCCGCCGCCCCCACTGTCGCCGACGGCGTCGTCTACATCGGCTCCAAGGACGGCCGCTTCCACGCCGTCGATGCCCTCACCGGCGCCACCCAGTGGATCTTCCAGGTCGGCGGACCGGCCGACACCGGCGCGGTGCGCGCGGCGATTCTGTGTTCGGCGGCGGTGCTGAGCAACCGCGTGTTTTTCGGCGCGGAGAACATGTACGCCTACGCGCTGGACCGCGGCACGGGGCAGCGGCTGTGGCGCCGGAAGCTGACCGGGCAATCGTTTGTCTTTGGGGCGGAAGTGGGGTCGGACGACGAGCGCGGCGGCGTCTCGGTCTCGGCCGGCTGGCCGGTCGCCTCCCGCCAAAATGGCGGCGTTGTGATATTCCGCACTCAGCCTGTCTACCCGTTCCACCGAAACCTTGAGATCGGCGAATGGATTATCGAGACGGCGACCGGCACGAACGGCATGGGCAATCCATTGGGCAATACAAACGCCTGGAGAATTGAACAGCGAGCCATCAGCGCATGGCTATCGAGCAACGCGCAAATCCGCTCGTTCTGGGAACTCGATCCTGCGACGGGCGCCGACAAGTACTCAGTCCCGATGCCGATTCTGTACACGAGTGGATCAGGCGGCACCCCCGCGCCGCCGGTCGTGGACGACGTCAACAACCGCGCGTGGGTGGTCTTGCGTTCGGCCTACTCGCGCATCGACAGCTTCGGCATGGTTCGACAGTACGGGGAATTCGCCAAACTGCATCTCAACTTTGATCCCGCCATCTACACAAATCCGGCGCAGGGCCGCCTCGCCTTTACCTACTTTGCCTGCCATGGATGGCCCGAGTGCATCACGGCATGGGGCGACATCCACAAGGTTTCGGACGAAGGGGAGGTTCTGACTGCCTGTGAAAACGCCCTCGTCTCCAGCACATGGGTCAATGAAGGCGGCTGGGACCTCGACGCCGAGCGCTCGTTCAACATCCGATACTACAGTTCGAACGATTTGGGCGAGGCCCCGCTGTACGGATCGAGCTGCGGCGCGGTCTTCGCCAACGGCTGGATCATCTTGCGCGACACGGTAGGAGTAAAGGGGTATGAGGCAAACTAGTAAAGACCATCTCGGCCGGATCCTCGCAGTAGCGCTTCTTCTTTTGCCGGCAATGCCGGCCACGTCGATCACGACAAACGATGCGCTTCGATATATCCGAGAAAAGAGGTGGGTCCAATATCCGCACAATCCGGCATCCGAAGACCTGCGCGAAGAGCTGGATTACGAAATCAATCGCATGATTGATCACTACGATGCCGGCGGTCACTTGGAGCCGGCGCTATTTTCCATCGGCATCACGGGCGTCTGGCTCCTGTACGGCTATCCCGGCGAGC
The genomic region above belongs to Kiritimatiellia bacterium and contains:
- a CDS encoding DUF2905 domain-containing protein produces the protein MQRIIIGLGLILVVLGLLWPLLTKLPFGRLPGDITIQGENYVVKLPLMTCLILSVLLSLVLYLVRR
- the atpD gene encoding F0F1 ATP synthase subunit beta; this encodes MASTERKATGRVSQVMGAVVDVEFPGGDLPPINAALKVSNPFISAEPFNLTLEVAQHLGDNVVRTIAMDTTDGLKRGTEVLNTGESITMPVGPGTLGRVMNLLGEPIDQQGPIKTDLRWPIHRPAPEYKEQDTKDRMLVTGIKVIDLLAPYKKGGKIGLFGGAGVGKTVLIQELIRNVATEHGGYSVFAGVGERTREGTALYREMKESGVIDKTALVYGQMNEPPGARARVALSALTIAEYFRDELRQDVLLFIDNIFRFTQAGSEVSALLGRIPSAVGYQPTLATDMGELQERITSTRNGSITSIQAVYVPADDYTDPAPATTFAHLDATTELSRPIAELGIYPAVDPLTSNSTILTPEVVGMEHYQVARGVKEILQRYKELQDIIAILGMDELSEEDRLIVSRARKIQRFLSQPFHVAEQFTGMPGTYVQVADTVRSFKEVLEGKHDDIPEQAFYMVGHIDDVLAKARKIRGG
- a CDS encoding F0F1 ATP synthase subunit epsilon → MSRTFKFAILSPGGKAFEGDAESVKATGALGGFGVLAGHAPMIAAVVPGVCAVRTLDQGEKYFFAGEGVLEVSRSGVVMLVDEAFAVDNPIEARQRASERLRLEQRPSA
- a CDS encoding PQQ-binding-like beta-propeller repeat protein produces the protein MNWGHAAALAIGLAAVATGADWPQLQRDAAKSGYQPAMRIATTNRHANSTPYGGYGTGIWAFTNRFLSGQPVVAGDLVVVGSLTNRVFALDLTNGSIRWSADVGSAVLNSCAIHSGRVIVATQSGLLIALNPANGQTLWTYHGARKGYAAAPTVADGVVYIGSKDGRFHAVDALTGATQWIFQVGGPADTGAVRAAILCSAAVLSNRVFFGAENMYAYALDRGTGQRLWRRKLTGQSFVFGAEVGSDDERGGVSVSAGWPVASRQNGGVVIFRTQPVYPFHRNLEIGEWIIETATGTNGMGNPLGNTNAWRIEQRAISAWLSSNAQIRSFWELDPATGADKYSVPMPILYTSGSGGTPAPPVVDDVNNRAWVVLRSAYSRIDSFGMVRQYGEFAKLHLNFDPAIYTNPAQGRLAFTYFACHGWPECITAWGDIHKVSDEGEVLTACENALVSSTWVNEGGWDLDAERSFNIRYYSSNDLGEAPLYGSSCGAVFANGWIILRDTVGVKGYEAN